TCTCTAGAGCAGTAGTGTTGATATTAGAATGGTTAAAAGGTTCAGAAAATCACCTTCATTCTCTTCACAAAATCTAGAGCTGGTTGATCCAAGTAACTATCATCCTGGTGAAGTGCCAATGCATGACCAATAAAGTCAATTGTATCATCTTCTAGCCCATATTTTCTACATTCAAAAAGATATAGCAAACATCAATCTATACCCAAGCTTGATGAGCAACCAAATGTATGTATGCAGATATAGACTCGTACGAAATAATCTTTCTTGCTGTAACTTTTGTCAAGTCTAGCCCCTCATGAGATTTTGGATCATTTTCTTCATAGTCTTGCACATAAATGAAGAATTTTCGAGCACGACGCTTCTCAAACAATCCCATCAAAGGTGACTTCAGTGCTTCAACATCATTTGCTGGGACTTTGCAGATCTgagcattatatatatatactttttttgAGATAAAAAAGAATTAAGCATCTCTTACCTATCTCAAAGAAAAGAAGCTCAATCATACCTTGCCTTTGTTGTACACAAAACTACCATCCACAGCCTTGAAGTTAAGATACTTGGTAACATCAGTATGGATGAGAACTCGAACTAAATTTCCATTCGCAATGATGAACTTGTCAAAGAAAACATAgaaacaaaaaatagaaaaccgtTAGAAATGCATATTGATTGAAGAGGTCTATGAGGTTTAtaagtttatttaatttaatttaaatttttaggagTTGAAATGATCTATTAGCCCCTCTAATCTCAGCAGCTGGGTTATCCGACAAACAAGCAATATCCATGTACTCAGTAAGAAACATACCTTaggaatcatgtccacattGTACTCCTTGCTTGAACCCAGGCCTTCTGGAGGCTTCTCATCAGCTCCCCTAAAACGCTTCCAAAGCTGCAATAACAAAGAAAGAACaagtaaaaggaaaaataaaataaatataaaatgttgTGATAGAATATGAAGGAAGTTTAGCATTGCAGTTAATTCAATAATAGCTTAATTACTCTAGCGGCTGCATTTCATTGTCTTAGATTTACTGCAACACAAAGCCAAACACAgccataataaataaaaagtaaaatccaTAGTTTGAGTATGAGAAGACTCTGACCTGATTAAGATTAAGAGATGTTGATTCTCCTCCATAATAGTCATTTTGATCCATATGCAACACCTGATACAGATGAAGATATTAACTATATGCTGAAAATAGCATGTGGCTAAGATTCAAGAATACCTTTCATGAAAGCTAGTCCTTGTGAGAATTTTGAGAAAAGTAAAATGGAAAAGAGTAAACAACTATGAGTTTAAGGCTCCATTTGTTGGCAGAAAATAATTTGCTTATAGAAAACTGAATATTTTTTGAGAAACCAacttttttctaatttaaaaaatgaataatattaataaatttatatataataatgctAATAAGATCGATAAAGTTTGTCATTTTCCTTAAAAATGACTATGTTTTACCTTTGAtcgtgaaaatatattttttccatTCACCAATTTTTTGAGTGCACCAAACATTTTCTAATCTAGATTGGAAAAACAAGGGTATTCCAGAGATTTTGaagtatatttttataaactaaTTCACCCAATCTAAGCATCAAcagtaaaaaattcaaaattccaaTAATAAGAATAATGAGAATTCTTGCATATATAGGCAGCTCCTAACTTATAAGAGATCAAAAGATGGCAAGTAAATCAAAGTAAGAAGAAAAATTGAAGAATTACCTTGAGCCCATCAACAGAGAGAAGGCCACTGAGAATGCATTCCTTGAGACCAGTACCAAGAACTATCACATCATATTCTTCATCCATGGTTttctaactaattaattaattaacccaCGATTAATAAATCTTAATCTAATAATCCCAGAAGAGAAAATGGTGAGATGCAGCGAAAGAGATCGAAGCTCAGTGTGGATTTTTCTCTATGGAAAGGAAATAGAAAGAGTGGTGTAATTTTCTGCGTTGGTGTGATCTTGAGCAGGTCTTTAGCGGGAACCAACGAATATTACGCCCAAATGAAAGTATTTTAGCCCTTCCTCCACTCTCCTTTGAGCGCGTGCACGGTCTGCGCCTTAACAGTTTACCATATCTTGGTGTTATGCCATGTGTCGTTTTTTtcttaaaagttttttttagttatattaaaatgataatttattaaattagttatattaattcaattttttaattgaataattatttaatttttcataatagtaAAATGATATCATAAGAGTCAATTTTCTCATAAGTTCACTATTTTAATTAGCTTAAgactaattatttatttctctattttataatttttatttattttattttttatatgtataagaaatataattttttttatgaattttttaattatatttattttaaatacattaaattttattaaatattaaaagatattgtaaaattttttaaaaaataaaataaaattataataataattatagtctaaaaaagtagataataaatttaaaataattaaaaaaataaataaaatttatgaaatgaagaagaaagaataaattttttaaaaatcttttttaCCGTTTAAAGTCAAGATTCAAATGCTTTTATTGCAGTCTGATTTTAAGATTCAAAACCCTAAATTAAGTGCTAATAAACTCAATTGAAAACTGAATAAATTTCTTAcacaaattaaatgaaattgttttaaaatacttaaccaaattatttttttgaaacaaATTATGTTTTCACAATTCAGCAACAATTTGTTTGATACTGCAGGTGAGAACTGCAAACCCCTATGtccaattaaaattttcaattaattattcttttcaattatattttttatttaaaatgaaaaaattaatttttttctcaacttataaaattttcgaattttataataattcatttaatttttttttttaaaaaatcaatcatATCAGATAAATCTAATTCTTATTTTCCTTACTAATTATCAATGCCAaaagaacttttttttttctccagaATTAGATGAAAATGTACAATTTAATTctgataaattaaaatcaaaattcaataatttcaaaatccatttatataattaatacttTTCGCTCCATAATTTttgtcattttttcttttttttttaattatgaaattattatccaataacatataaattgactattataacctatttaattttattctatttttaaaaaatttcttaaaatattttttaatatttaataaaatttaacattttttataaaatgtatataattaaaaaattaatgtacaaaaaaaagtaaaatgaaCAAAAATTACGAAATTGAGGGACTAAAACAAAATAGATCTAAACCGAAAACAATTCCTACAATAATCATAGGAAGAGAGGATTTGAGTTGCTGCAAAGAAGAAGAAACATGAACAAATGTATTGATTAAACTACACATTATAACATGATACAACTTCATCATCTGCTTTCACAACACCTACATTACATTTGGCACAAATTCATAAACCCTAATTGGTATAAAATTAAGAAGTCTCTTGCCTAATGGTAGAAAGCTTCTTGATTTAATATCTATATGCATACACACTTATCACTCATATGTAATCAAGCATCCAAAACTTCATCTGCTGGTGCAAGCATCCCCAACTAGGCAGCAGCTAGCTTCCCAGAATTGTTGAAGTAGACAGGAACCAAGATTACAAGaatctttaatataaataaataaataaagttcaTGGGCTTGCTTGATTTTGTTGACCCTCAAAGATCACTTCAATCCTTCAGATTCAATCTGGGAATGGTAACCTGCAAATATGcttcaatattattattattattgcataAATACCCTTGAGTTTGTAGTGTAAACCAAATAGGTTTGGGTTACTGCAGGATATATTTCAAAATCGAGACACTAATTAATAAGTTTCCTTATACTACAAGGATCATGTCGTAATTTTCTCTAAATATTAACAGCTAAATGGATGGATTGAAGAAAGTTTCTAATGGATTCAAAAGTTAAGGATGTTTAATGAGTTTCTGAAAGTATATGGATCAAcctgtaaataataataataatatatagggACTAACTTGTAATTTACCCTAATATTTATCTAATTGCATAATGGAAATCATGCAGGTAAATGGATTCCTGAATATGAGATAAGAAAATAAACACAAAAACTTTTTGCATGTAAAGGGATGCAAAAACAAACCCCAGTCTAAGGAAAGTGTAGGAGCCTTTAAAATCTAGAGCAGGATCTGCTGAGCTGCTGCTGTTGGTCACCACAGAATCTGATGGCTGTCCTGCTTCAAACAATTGCATTCTGCCTACTGGAACATTCATCATCTACCATATTCAAATAAACTCAGAACTGAGAAAAGATTCAACAAACAGCTTATTAAAAGGAAAAATGCAAAAAGAATTCACATACATGCTTCTTTAGTCGCTCATTCTCTTCCATCAATTGAGCTCCCTGGAAATGAATGGGAAGAAACTGTGTCAAAGATGGAACAAAAAGGAGAGAGGAAAAAGCAATCAATATCCTGGATATATTCATGTCTTGTGTTCAGTAGTTTAGTTTTTTCTTGTAAGAATCATACTGTTCATGTTGATATTAGGGTTTTGCTAACAAATGAAGCCTCTTTCAGCAAGGCTACAGGAGAAGGATAAGGGTTACCTTGCTTTTGAGGGCATTGATTTCATTTGCAACTGCATCACCCTGAACAACAACACACAAAGATCAGTTCTCAACATgcaaataagtaaaaaaaaaaacacccaataaatttcaaaaagaaaaaagacaaCAGCTAGTGGTTACCTTTGTTTCCAAGACTCTTTTCAAGCCTCTTTCAAGTAATTTCTCTAAATGTTGAAGCTCTTCTATGCCCAATCCTTGGAGTTCTTCTCCCTTCATCTGCCTGTCATCACCCCACCATGTCTCAATCTTATAAATTAGCATATGAATCTTTTCATTGGCAAACAGAGTGAAAGCACTGCAGAATTTACCTCAGTTCATGGGTCCTCTCTTCTATTTCCTTGCTCAATGAGGCAAAAGTACCATCTTCAAGCTGAAAGTAGACACAgctttatttaaatttctatataataaaaatcatatattattgtataaaaatttatttaaattatttttttataaataatttattgcaATCGAAACCCACAGACAAAAGAGGAAATAGGAAGGAAAAGAAGCAAAGGCCATTTTGGTTTTAGGAAGCAAAGAACAGAAACAAGAGACTTCTGAAATAAggaatatatttctttttttttaatgaaattatatataccctttgatttaatttctctagaatacatgtatatattaaaattttgaaaaaaaaaatataaatattgcatTTTACTATTAACATATATTATTATATCCATcccaaaataataaatttacttctatatttatttagaatagatgaaaaagaaaaaaaaaagtgtatcTTTACAGAGTagagttaatattttaattcaaatgtttttgtaaattaaatataagaataataaaaagaaaagaatgattattttttggaaaaataaattaaaagctaCAATTTCCAGATTTAGTTCTATATAAAAgatagttgaaaaaaaaaataattatgtatGCTTTGCATTAGGTATTTCATCTTTTTTTCTTATTGGTGAATTTTCCAGTCGCCTCAAAGGGTTTTAGACACTCCTCTCAAAagctaatttttaaataaattagatttaacttaaatttaatatagtatCAGACTCTCACTGACCGATATT
This region of Manihot esculenta cultivar AM560-2 chromosome 10, M.esculenta_v8, whole genome shotgun sequence genomic DNA includes:
- the LOC110624574 gene encoding guanosine nucleotide diphosphate dissociation inhibitor At5g09550 isoform X3; this encodes MDEEYDVIVLGTGLKECILSGLLSVDGLKVLHMDQNDYYGGESTSLNLNQLWKRFRGADEKPPEGLGSSKEYNVDMIPKFIIANGNLVRVLIHTDVTKYLNFKAVDGSFVYNKGKICKVPANDVEALKSPLMGLFEKRRARKFFIYVQDYEENDPKSHEGLDLTKVTARKIISKYGLEDDTIDFIGHALALHQDDSYLDQPALDFVKRMKAFARLSAVYGGTYMLNKPECKVEFDADGKAIGVTSEGETAKCKKIVCDPSYLPDKVKKVGKVARAICIMSHPIPHTSDSHSVQLILPQKQLGRKSDMYLFCCSYSHNVAPKGKYIAFVSTEAETDKPEVELKPGVDLLGSVEEIFYETYDRYVPTNDSGVDHCFISTSYDATTHFETTVDDVIAMYSKITGKTLDLSVDLSAASATADE
- the LOC110625079 gene encoding MADS-box protein SVP isoform X2; amino-acid sequence: MTRQKIQIKKIDNNTARQVTFSKRRRGLFKKAYELSTLCDAEIALIVFSATGKLFEYASSSMNQVIERHSLHPKNFGKLDRPALELQLEDGTFASLSKEIEERTHELRQMKGEELQGLGIEELQHLEKLLERGLKRVLETKGDAVANEINALKSKGAQLMEENERLKKHMMNVPVGRMQLFEAGQPSDSVVTNSSSSADPALDFKGSYTFLRLGLPFPD
- the LOC110624574 gene encoding guanosine nucleotide diphosphate dissociation inhibitor At5g09550 isoform X4; its protein translation is MDEEYDVIVLGTGLKECILSGLLSVDGLKVLHMDQNDYYGGESTSLNLNQLWKRFRGADEKPPEGLGSSKEYNVDMIPKFIIANGNLVRVLIHTDVTKYLNFKAVDGSFVYNKGKICKVPANDVEALKSPLMGLFEKRRARKFFIYVQDYEENDPKSHEGLDLTKVTARKIISKYGLEDDTIDFIGHALALHQDDSYLDQPALDFVKRMKVEFDADGKAIGVTSEGETAKCKKIVCDPSYLPDKVKKVGKVARAICIMSHPIPHTSDSHSVQLILPQKQLGRKSDMYLFCCSYSHNVAPKGKYIAFVSTEAETDKPEVELKPGVDLLGSVEEIFYETYDRYVPTNDSGVDHCFISTSYDATTHFETTVDDVIAMYSKITGKTLDLSVDLSAASATADE
- the LOC110625079 gene encoding MADS-box protein SVP isoform X1; translation: MTRQKIQIKKIDNNTARQVTFSKRRRGLFKKAYELSTLCDAEIALIVFSATGKLFEYASSSMNQVIERHSLHPKNFGKLDRPALELQLEDGTFASLSKEIEERTHELRQMKGEELQGLGIEELQHLEKLLERGLKRVLETKGDAVANEINALKSKFLPIHFQGAQLMEENERLKKHMMNVPVGRMQLFEAGQPSDSVVTNSSSSADPALDFKGSYTFLRLGLPFPD